One region of Glutamicibacter sp. B1 genomic DNA includes:
- the thrS gene encoding threonine--tRNA ligase translates to MSEQLNLTIDGEQVQVDAGTTGLQFYADQKDVVVMHVDGVLRDLARELEAGTTVTRVTITDPEGLEVLRHSTAHVMAQAVQQLRPDAKLGIGPYITDGFYFDFDVAEPFTPEDLKQLEKMMLKIVNQNQLFARREVSPEEAKAEMANEPYKCELLAKADSADTSGEGVTVEVAAGETTIYDNVDRKSGDIVWKDLCRGPHLPNTKLIKNAFALTRSAAAYWLGSEKNKQLQRIYGTAWPTKEDLKAYQERLAEAERRDHRKLGAELDLFSFPDELGSGLPVFHPKGGIIKREMEDYVRDRHVEEGFQYVGTPHISKDGLFHTSGHLPYYADTMFPPLHIDEERDEDGNITKQGQEYRLKAMNCPMHNLIFRGRGRSYRELPLRLFEFGHVYRYEKSGVVHGLTRVRGFAQDDSHSYVTKEQAPAEVEHLLNFMLSLLKDFGMDDFYLELSTRDPESDKFIGSDEQWEEATAVLERVATETGVELVADPGGAAFYGPKISVQAKDAIGRTWQMGTVQYDFNQPARFGLEYQAADGSRQEPVMIHAAKFGSIERFLGVLTEHYAGAFPAWLSPVQVRAIPVAEAFNDYLSEVVAKLKAQGVRVELDDSSDRFPKKIRNASKDKIPFVLIAGGEDAEANAVSFRFRDGSQENQVPIDDAVARIVEAIKSRDNNN, encoded by the coding sequence ATGAGCGAGCAGCTGAACCTCACCATCGATGGCGAGCAGGTACAGGTGGACGCGGGAACAACCGGTCTGCAGTTCTACGCCGATCAGAAAGACGTGGTTGTTATGCACGTCGACGGCGTATTGCGCGACCTGGCCCGTGAACTAGAAGCCGGAACCACCGTCACCCGCGTCACCATCACCGACCCTGAAGGGTTGGAGGTGCTGCGTCACTCGACTGCCCACGTGATGGCTCAAGCTGTGCAGCAGCTGCGTCCGGACGCCAAGCTGGGCATCGGTCCATACATCACCGACGGTTTCTACTTCGACTTCGACGTCGCTGAGCCGTTCACTCCAGAAGATCTTAAGCAGCTGGAAAAGATGATGCTCAAGATCGTCAACCAGAACCAGCTCTTTGCGCGCCGCGAAGTTTCTCCAGAAGAAGCCAAGGCAGAAATGGCCAACGAGCCATACAAGTGCGAACTGTTGGCCAAGGCTGATTCGGCTGACACCTCGGGCGAAGGCGTGACCGTAGAGGTTGCTGCCGGCGAAACCACCATTTACGACAACGTGGACCGCAAGTCCGGCGACATCGTGTGGAAGGATTTGTGCCGTGGCCCGCACCTGCCCAACACCAAGCTGATCAAGAACGCTTTTGCACTGACCCGTTCGGCCGCCGCCTACTGGCTGGGTAGCGAGAAGAACAAGCAGCTGCAGCGTATCTACGGCACCGCATGGCCGACCAAGGAAGACCTCAAGGCCTACCAGGAGCGCCTGGCCGAGGCTGAACGCCGCGACCACCGCAAGCTCGGCGCCGAACTGGACCTGTTCTCCTTCCCAGATGAACTGGGCTCGGGCCTGCCGGTGTTCCACCCTAAGGGCGGCATCATCAAGCGTGAGATGGAAGACTACGTGCGCGATCGCCACGTGGAAGAAGGCTTCCAGTACGTGGGCACCCCACACATCTCCAAGGATGGGCTGTTCCACACCTCGGGCCACCTGCCGTATTACGCGGACACCATGTTCCCGCCGCTGCACATTGATGAAGAGCGCGACGAAGACGGCAACATCACCAAGCAGGGCCAGGAATACCGCCTGAAGGCAATGAACTGCCCGATGCACAACCTGATCTTCCGTGGCCGTGGTCGTTCCTACCGCGAACTGCCATTGCGCCTGTTCGAATTCGGACACGTCTACCGTTACGAGAAGTCCGGTGTGGTCCATGGCCTAACCCGCGTGCGTGGTTTTGCTCAGGATGACTCGCACTCCTACGTGACCAAGGAACAGGCACCTGCAGAAGTTGAGCACCTGCTGAACTTCATGCTCTCCTTGCTCAAGGACTTCGGCATGGATGACTTCTACCTGGAGCTGTCCACCCGTGACCCAGAGTCCGATAAGTTCATCGGCTCCGACGAGCAGTGGGAAGAGGCTACCGCCGTACTGGAACGTGTTGCCACCGAAACCGGTGTGGAACTTGTTGCAGACCCAGGTGGAGCTGCCTTCTACGGTCCAAAGATCTCCGTCCAGGCCAAGGATGCCATCGGCCGTACATGGCAGATGGGCACCGTGCAGTACGACTTCAACCAGCCAGCACGCTTCGGTCTGGAGTACCAGGCTGCTGACGGAAGCCGTCAAGAGCCAGTGATGATTCACGCTGCAAAGTTCGGCTCGATCGAACGCTTCCTCGGCGTGCTGACCGAGCACTACGCTGGTGCCTTCCCAGCATGGTTGTCGCCGGTTCAGGTTCGCGCTATTCCTGTGGCTGAAGCTTTCAACGACTACCTTTCCGAGGTCGTTGCCAAGCTCAAGGCTCAGGGTGTTCGTGTGGAACTCGATGACTCCTCGGATCGCTTCCCGAAGAAGATTCGTAACGCGTCTAAGGACAAGATTCCGTTTGTACTCATCGCCGGTGGCGAAGATGCTGAAGCAAACGCCGTGTCCTTCCGCTTCCGCGATGGTAGCCAGGAGAACCAGG